In the Tetrapisispora phaffii CBS 4417 chromosome 7, complete genome genome, one interval contains:
- the TPHA0G00610 gene encoding uncharacterized protein (similar to Saccharomyces cerevisiae SKY1 (YMR216C); ancestral locus Anc_8.732): MGASILYSDFFPKSSDKAKERSNTPVDAYSYEGSFDNLKHIVGCYGTGYIKTETSSPDSASVDTDTLIDVDQLNSVAMQNEESEYDYKVGGYHTAYIGENYKNDRYTIVKKLGWGHFSTVWLALDNLTKKFVALKILKSDTLYTEAGIDEINILNSITENKSSDTYNGLRHILKLFDNFIHSGPNGSHIVMVFEVLGDNLLALQSHFKDNRLPIPIVKQITKQLLLALDYLHRKCGIIHADIKPENILVEVPNLDAIIDTMITEKKDQEQSFSKTSKSNDYDTWTATNLHNRQQSESSIKPDRSIRYERIISDPESYLSKFYSQISNYNIEEKDRNSLPGNQIDIKLVDFGNSCWYNNHFSSIIQTRDYRAPEVMLGGPWGCSADLWSTACLIFELITGDPLFSPNAGHSYSKDEDHLAQIIELLGTLPTETLDKSQYKKKYFNRKKQLRNISNLQLYTLPDTLTDKYGFSESEANAISDFLLPMLRLDNFNRSDAGSMVNHPWLKDTIGLENIEVTDRNAYGTGSDILGWSEEYSRDN, from the coding sequence ATGGGTGCATCGATTTTATATTCTGATTTCTTCCCTAAATCAAGCGACAAGGCCAAAGAAAGAAGTAATACTCCTGTGGATGCTTACAGTTATGAGGGTAGctttgataatttaaagcATATTGTTGGATGCTATGGAACTGGGTATATAAAGACCGAAACAAGCTCACCAGATTCTGCCAGTGTTGATACAGATACATTGATAGATGTAGACCAACTCAATAGTGTGGCAATGCAAAATGAAGAATCTGAATATGATTACAAGGTAGGAGGTTACCATACAGCTTATATAGGCGAGAACTATAAAAATGACAGATATACGATCGTCAAGAAACTAGGATGGGGTCATTTTTCGACAGTTTGGTTAGCATTAGATAACTTGACTAAGAAGTTTGTTGCTTTGAAGATTTTGAAGAGTGATACCCTATATACTGAGGCTGGAATCGACGAAATAAacatattaaattcaatcactgaaaataaatcaagTGATACATATAATGGTTTGAGacatatattaaaattatttgataatttcattCATTCAGGTCCCAACGGTTCTCATATTGTAATGGTTTTTGAAGTACTGGGTGATAATTTACTGGCATTACAATCACACTTTAAGGATAACAGACTACCTATTCCGATCGTTAAACAAATTACAAAGCAGTTATTACTTGCCCTAGACTATTTACACAGAAAATGTGGAATTATTCATGCTGATATAAAACCTGAGAATATCCTTGTAGAGGTGCCGAATTTAGATGCTATTATAGACACAATGATaactgaaaaaaaagatcAAGAACAAAGCTTTTCTAAGACTTCGAAAAGTAACGATTACGATACATGGACAGCAACCAATTTACATAATAGACAGCAATCTGAAAGTTCAATTAAACCAGATAGATCAATAAGATATGAAAGAATAATCAGTGACCCAGAATCATACCTTTCTAAATTTTACTCTCAAATATCgaattataatatagaAGAAAAGGATAGGAATAGTTTACCAGGCAATCAGATAGATATTAAACTAGTTGATTTTGGGAATTCGTGTTGGTATAATAATCATTTTTCGAGCATAATACAAACTAGGGATTATAGAGCACCAGAAGTAATGCTTGGCGGTCCATGGGGTTGTAGTGCTGATTTGTGGTCAACAGcttgtttaatatttgaattaataacaGGAGACCCTTTATTTTCGCCCAATGCAGGCCACTCATATTCAAAGGATGAAGACCATCTGGCACAAATTATAGAATTATTAGGAACTTTACCTACAGAGACTTTAGACAAAAGccaatataaaaaaaaatactttaACAGAAAAAAGCAACTGAGAAACATCTCCAATTTACAGCTTTATACATTGCCAGACACTTTAACCGATAAATATGGATTTTCAGAATCAGAAGCAAATGCTATATCCGATTTTTTATTACCAATGTTAAGACTGGATAATTTCAATAGATCTGATGCAGGTAGCATGGTCAATCACCCTTGGCTGAAGGACACAATTGGATTGGAAAATATAGAGGTCACTGACAGGAATGCATATGGAACAGGCTCTGATATTTTAGGCTGGTCCGAAGAATATAGTAGAGACAATTAA
- the SCJ1 gene encoding Scj1p (similar to Saccharomyces cerevisiae SCJ1 (YMR214W); ancestral locus Anc_8.730): MLHKLSVSNLIFLLFLVASFIPCILAGKDYYKILGIPKEASEKAIKSAYRQLSKKYHPDKNQNDEEAHNHFIEIGEAYEVLSDPEKRRTYDQFGSDAFQNGGQGQGGPGGPGGPGGFHDPFDLFNQMFGGNKGNFGGFGGFGGGGFADDRRRKAQSIQVTYPLSLREYFTGANVNFQMDFKDTCDHCKGSGSEDGKVDKCKECGGNGFVVQVIRMGPVTQQMHTQCPKCHGAGSTIKNHCKKCHGQKLVTKSKEINVKVPAGAPRDFLKIVENGGDKELNAEAGDLLVQFQEIAQNNLGYRRRGNDLFRTEALVFKDAMEGGWNRTIPFFDPKRDVKISRKPGIPVLNKEIEKLVGFGMPIQGSDRFGDLYIDYVIIVPQNKKAGSHKFNDEL, from the coding sequence ATGTTACACAAGCTGAGCGTTTCCAATCTAATctttctattatttttagtagCTTCTTTTATTCCATGTATTTTAGCTGGTAAGGactattataaaattttaggCATACCGAAGGAGGCCTCTGAGAAGGCAATTAAATCTGCTTATAGACAATTATCTAAAAAATATCACCCTGATAAGAACCAAAATGATGAAGAGGCACACAATCATTTTATCGAAATCGGTGAAGCCTACGAAGTTTTAAGTGATCCTGAAAAGAGAAGAACCTACGATCAATTTGGTTCAGATGCATTCCAAAATGGTGGACAAGGCCAAGGTGGTCCTGGCGGTCCTGGCGGTCCAGGTGGATTCCATGACCcatttgatttattcaaCCAAATGTTTGGTGGTAATAAAGGTAACTTTGGGGGTTTTGGAGGTTTTGGCGGCGGAGGTTTCGCAGATGATCGTAGAAGAAAGGCGCAATCCATACAAGTTACTTATCCTCTCTCTTTAAGAGAATATTTCACTGGTGCGAATGTAAACTTCCAAATGGATTTCAAAGATACATGTGACCACTGCAAAGGTTCTGGTTCCGAAGATGGCAAAGTTGATAAATGTAAAGAATGTGGCGGCAATGGTTTTGTTGTTCAAGTTATTAGAATGGGTCCAGTTACACAGCAGATGCATACTCAATGTCCAAAATGTCACGGTGCCGGTTCTACCATAAAGAACCATTGTAAAAAATGCCACGGACAGAAACTGGTAACTAAATCAAAAGAGATCAATGTCAAAGTCCCTGCAGGTGCCCCAAGGGACTTCCTAAAGATCGTAGAAAATGGTGGTgataaagaattaaatgCAGAAGCCGGAGATTTGCTCGTCCAATTCCAAGAAATAGCGCAAAACAACTTAGGTTACAGAAGACGTGGTAACGACTTATTCAGAACTGAAGCATTGGTTTTCAAAGACGCTATGGAAGGTGGATGGAATAGAACCATCCCATTCTTTGACCCAAAGAGGGATGTCAAAATCTCCAGAAAGCCCGGTATCCCAGTTCTTAATAAAGAAATCGAAAAGTTGGTCGGTTTTGGCATGCCAATTCAAGGCAGCGACAGGTTTGGGGATTTATACATTGATTATGTAATTATTGTGccacaaaataaaaaagcCGGAAGTCATAAATTCAACGATGAACTTTAA
- the GAS3 gene encoding putative 1,3-beta-glucanosyltransferase (similar to Saccharomyces cerevisiae GAS3 (YMR215W); ancestral locus Anc_8.731): MLSKKLILTLLAASPAVVNAVLPIHIKDSRFIRPASVDNDPSENTVFFIKGIDYLPGGASGYDASSGKDALTDPEICARDAYAFQQLGINTVRIYSLNPDLNHDKCMTIWNNAGIYVMLDVNAGGYGESLNRADPSGTYNSVYLTRVFKFIDAFKNYPNVLGFFAGNEIINDEKNYATLDPPYIRAVQRDMKQYIKKHANRTIPVGYSAADNTELRLATFDYLQCNVLNGTGVSSILEESRSDFYGLNTYSWCSGTSTWSTSGYDVLNSTFSDTVIPLLFSEYGCNKNSPRTFDEVSEGLYDGLIDVFSGGLVYEFNEEANNYGLVAIDDSTGELTYKDDFVNLQKQFNSVEIPTIYEKDLDAATSTYKCDAAVITSIYESFGVSGFSIPTQPGEISSLIENGVNGNNTGIILTDYSPPTTFSYTIRDTDSSVISTAKITYDSTNMLNAVKVLTTSSASSATSASSSSSHSSSTSTVSSSSSSSSSSKGDANLNSHATTGLFLILSAFLTAFL, from the coding sequence ATGTTATCAAAGAAACTAATCCTGACTCTTTTGGCAGCCTCGCCAGCTGTCGTTAATGCTGTTTTACCAATACACATTAAGGACTCCCGTTTCATTAGACCTGCTTCTGTGGATAATGATCCTTCTGAAAACACagttttctttattaaagGTATCGATTACTTGCCAGGTGGTGCTTCAGGTTATGATGCTTCCTCCGGTAAAGATGCTTTAACTGATCCAGAGATATGTGCAAGAGATGCCTATGCTTTCCAGCAATTAGGGATTAACACAGTCAGAATTTACTCTTTGAATCCAGACTTGAATCATGATAAATGTATGACCATTTGGAACAATGCTGGTATTTATGTTATGTTGGATGTTAATGCAGGTGGCTACGGTGAGAGTTTGAATCGTGCCGACCCATCCGGTACTTACAACTCCGTATACTTGACTAGAGTTTTCAAGTTCATTGATGCATTCAAGAATTATCCAAACGTATTAGGTTTCTTTGCTGGtaatgaaatcattaacgatgaaaaaaattatgcGACTTTGGATCCACCATACATCCGTGCAGTTCAAAGAGATATGAAGcaatatatcaaaaaacATGCCAATAGAACTATTCCAGTCGGTTACTCTGCTGCTGATAACACTGAATTGAGACTTGCTACATTTGATTACTTGCAATGTAACGTCTTGAATGGAACCGGAGTGAGTTCAATTTTAGAAGAGTCAAGATCCGACTTCTACGGTTTAAACACCTATAGTTGGTGTTCAGGTACTTCTACATGGTCCACTTCTGGTTATGATGTGTTGAACTCAACCTTTTCAGATACAGTTATTCCTCTGTTATTCTCTGAGTATGGTTGTAACAAGAACTCACCAAGGACATTCGATGAAGTCTCTGAAGGTCTTTATGACGGGTTAATCGATGTGTTCTCGGGTGGTTTAGTATACgaatttaatgaagaagCTAATAACTACGGTTTGGTGGCTATCGATGACAGTACTGGTGAATTAACTTATAAAGATGACTTTGTTAACTTGCAAAAGCAGTTCAACTCTGTTGAAATTCCAACTATTTATGAAAAAGATCTAGACGCTGCTACATCTACTTATAAATGTGATGCAGCAGTCATTACTTCTATTTACGAAAGTTTCGGTGTCAGTGGCTTCAGTATCCCAACTCAACCAGGTGAAATATCTAGcttaattgaaaatggtGTCAATGGTAACAACACTGGTATTATTTTAACTGATTACTCACCACCAACTACATTTAGCTACACAATTAGAGATACGGATAGTAGTGTGATTTCTACAGCAAAAATCACATACGATTCCACAAATATGTTAAATGCAGTCAAAGTTTTGACTACTTCTTCAGCTTCTAGTGCTACATCAGCTTCGAGTTCGAGTTCCCATTCGAGCTCTACATCAACTGtctcttcatcttcatcatcttcttcatcttctaaaGGCGATGCAAACCTTAATAGTCATGCAACAACAGGgctatttttaattttgagTGCCTTCTTAACCGCATTTTTATAG